One Cytobacillus sp. FSL H8-0458 DNA segment encodes these proteins:
- a CDS encoding NuoB/complex I 20 kDa subunit family protein, translated as MDLKLDNITPEEMEELQRNVFMATLEQIKAWARSNSLWPMTFGLACCAIEMMGVGSSHYDLDRFGSFFRTSPRQSDVMIVSGTVTKKMAPIVRRLYDQMPEPKWVIAMGSCATAGGPYVKSYSVVKGVDQIVPVDVYIPGCPPNPAALIYGINKLKEKIRYEAKTGKKVI; from the coding sequence ATGGATTTAAAGCTGGATAATATTACACCGGAAGAAATGGAAGAACTGCAGCGTAATGTGTTTATGGCAACTTTGGAACAGATTAAAGCGTGGGCGCGGAGTAATTCATTGTGGCCAATGACCTTCGGGCTTGCTTGCTGTGCCATTGAAATGATGGGTGTAGGTTCATCGCATTACGATTTGGACCGTTTTGGTTCTTTTTTCCGTACATCTCCCCGTCAGTCTGATGTCATGATTGTTTCAGGTACAGTAACAAAGAAAATGGCGCCTATTGTCCGCCGCCTTTATGATCAGATGCCTGAACCAAAATGGGTGATCGCGATGGGTTCTTGTGCAACTGCGGGAGGACCATATGTGAAATCTTACTCTGTTGTTAAAGGGGTCGACCAGATTGTCCCTGTTGATGTATACATACCAGGATGCCCGCCGAACCCGGCAGCATTGATTTATGGAATTAATAAGTTAAAAGAGAAAATCCGTTATGAGGCTAAGACTGGGAAGAAGGTGATCTAA